In a single window of the Vicia villosa cultivar HV-30 ecotype Madison, WI unplaced genomic scaffold, Vvil1.0 ctg.003672F_1_1, whole genome shotgun sequence genome:
- the LOC131641338 gene encoding uncharacterized protein LOC131641338 — translation MANNNIPSPDPFVLEQLIEDSSREVTNHRRQERALAGQRRQRHETSQPQRQQIQHIQHVHGLQQVQNVEQTHPEGQVQNGEDGQTRPQTEPEQLQVVNETDTRDGQPASSFTHTSGRHRSRSPDEEEQINIPEGTDPTAILLLKELQKTNRLIRLQGDRIHDLERKRRYRSPQRRRHRSRSYSSSRSPPRRNRKRSPSRSRSPSRRNRRQRSYSRSPPRKTRKNQKPETTEAKSLSPEQEHRGPSKAVQKVREHSPKDNRKISGKPCTKSQRGRHSNSPEPSDEEDFRSPLSEQIRRVRLPRGMEKPPALDHYDGTTDPDDHIRSIEAVMDYHVDLFLSHFTASRRQPKSEANLEAVIQGTNESLRDYLDRFNKEAVQVQTADYMKRYLLERGLLPGSDFKKAIKIEEVHSMNALLRKAQAFIRYEEAEAATTRASRDNDAARSSNHEPSTSRRGHERRKDDRSLDIKERRGPSGRFNEYTPLNASRERILAECQNTDFKKSNIRPPKSNPARPGTDKS, via the exons ATGGCCAACAACAACATACCTAGTCCTGATCCCTTCGTCCTGGAACAACTGATTGAAGATTCCAGCCGCGAAGTGACGAATCACCGTCGGCAGGAACGTGCTCTTGCCGGACAGAGAAGGCAGAGGCATGAGACCTCACAGCCCCAGAGGCAACAGATTCAGCACATTCAACATGTGCACGGCCTTCAACAAGTCCAGAACGTCGAACAAACCCATCCTGAAGGACAAgttcagaacggggaagacggGCAGACCCGGCCCCAGACTGAACCAGAGCAGCTCCAAGTGGTGAATGAAACTGATACCCGAGACGGGCAACCCGCTTCCTCGTTCACCCACACCTCTGGCAGACACAGAAGCCGTAGCCCGGACGAGGAGGAACAGATCAACATTCCTGAGGGCACTGATCCAACCGCCATCCTCCTACTCAAGGAGCTGCAGAAAACCAACCGCCTCATCCGCCTACAGGGCGACCGCATCCACGAcctggaaaggaagcgacgataTCGCTCCCCCCAACGGAGACGCCATCGGTCACGTTCCTATTCCTCTTCGCGGTCTCCTCCGAGGAGAAATCGCAAGCGCAGTCCATCTAGGTCTCGCTCCCCCTCGAGAAGAAACCGGCGCCAACGGTCttattcccgctctccacctcGAAAGACTCGGAAGAATCAGAAACCTGAAACCACTGAAGCCAAGAGTCTTTCACCCGAGCAGGAGCACCGAGGACCCTCCAAAGCCGTGCAGAAAGTCCGCGAGCATTCTCCAAAAGACAACCGCAAAATCTCGGGCAAACCATGCACTAAATCCCAGCGGGGCAGACATTCAAACTCCCCTGAGCCTAGCGACGAAGAAGATTTCCGCAGTCCCTTGTCCGAGCAAATCCGGCGTGTTCGTCTCCcccgggggatggaaaaaccaccagcCTTGGACCACTATGACGGGACCACCGACCCCGATGACCACATAAGGAGCATCGAAGCTGTCATGGACTACCATGTG GATCTTTTCCTAAGCCACTTCACCGCGTCTCGTCGGCAACCGAAATCAGAAGCAAATCTTGAGGCAGTAATCCAAGGTACCAACGAATCTTTGAgagactacctcgacaggttcaacaaagaagctgtCCAAGTGCAGACCGcggactacatgaagaggtacctaCTTGAAAGAGGGCTCCTCCCCGGAAGCGACTTCAAAAAGGCCATCAAGATTGAGGAAgtccactccatgaacgccctccttcgcaaGGCTCAGGCCTTCATCAGATATGAGGAAGCGGAGGCTGCTACCACGAGAGCGTCACGGGACAACGACGCCGCTCGCAGTTCAAACCATGAGCCCTCAACTTCGAGGCGCGGGCACGAGAGAAGGAAAGACGACAGGTCTCTCGACATCAAAGAACGCCGGGGACCTTCTGGTCGCTTCAACGAATATACCCCGCTGAACGCCTCACGGGAAAGGATCCTAGCCGAATGCCAAAACACTGACTTCAAAAAGTCGAACATCAGACCCCCGAAGTCAAACCCCGCGAGGCCAGGAACcgacaagtccaa